TTAGTTTACTAAGCTATACTGGACTGGTCTCTGTTAtttctgcatcatcatcatccggAGTGTCCAAATAGAGTGTAACGTCACCATGACAACAaaaggcctccggccataccaaCTGCAGGTGCATTGGGGTGTTACACATAGAAATGAAGCTCTTGCTATTCTCTATATGGGAGGGGGGCCTGCAAATGCAATTGCTACGCTACTGCATATGACAAGAGCCGAGCTTCGGTCCTGGTGACATGGTGCATTCAAGGTAATCATCTACCTGGTGGTCAGTTTGAAGCCTCTAGCGCAGATCTGGCAAGAAATCCTAGATGTTATAGCACAAGATACTCTGCCATTTCATCCTTGAGAATTTCTTTCTGCATGCCAGAAGCTAAACAGACCCCAGAAtattcaatggggtctgttctatGCCACCCGGGTATAACATATGCCGAATCCGGCATTTCAGGCTTTTCTATTGTTCGGGCCAGAGATGGAACAGAACAACacaaaccaatgacagcagcgtGAAACTAGTTGAGGGATTTAGCTTGACTCTTGATTAGGGCCAACTGGAAAAACAGCTGCTTTGCAGAGTAACAACCATCTATATGCAGCCATTTCTCCCCAGTAACAACCCAGTAAAAGGCTAATTTATAATTCCCTCTCCAGAAAGTGCTACATATTTACTAACCTATTTACTGCCCCATTATACCACTTCCCCCAGTGCCTGTAATGTACAGAAAAGCAGCAGACTATCAATCCTCAACGATCACTGAGATGTTTTCCATCCAGCTCCGGAAAACCTCGGAATGTGAGTCTGAATTCCTTTTGAGGTTTGTATGGAATTTATTACAGAGATGTCCAGATGtacagtaattaaaggggtactcccaTTTTATAGCACCGGGATTTGCCATCACTCTATCATCATATGGGTTCAGCctttgagacccccaccaatcctgagaatgaagaggCCACTGCACCGTGGCCCTTTCTATTATGTTTGCCTGCACAGCAGTGCCGCGGCCGCCTTCTGTGCCAGGGAGAAGGTTGCACAGATGATGGGGCAATGCTGTAGTTTTCTGTACAGATGTGTGGCGGAGGGGCTGCTGTGTGGGGAAAAACTTATATGCAgtactgcagccccttcattctcagtGAATGCCTAGATAGTTAGACTCTCATAATTATGAAGGGATGGCATGTCCTAGTCAGGATACCCCTTTATAAAGGATAATAAGTATGAGCTTATAAAGGTGCGTCTTATAAAAAGAGCTGTTTGtatcatatgtatgtatgtgatccTGGAGGATCTCATCACTGGAGATATGTGAGGTAAATGGGGCAGGAGGGCTTTCTGGACTTTCTGTAACTCATCTAATTGGGATACATCATTGTTAGCCTGGAACGACTGATAAGAGGGGGCAAcagacagcatttaaaaaagttttcaaGGACTATAATATGCGGTCACTCACTGGACCCTTCCGATCAGCAGAATTACTGTTTCCATAGGCACAGTGCCATGCATATGGTTGTGAAATAGTACCAGTTTGAAGGAACACTCTGAACAAAATGAGTGTACTGTGTTATGCCTAGAGCACGACCTCACGGGCATTCTTTAAAGCGTAACCAAAGTTTttacaaacttctgacatgttCGTTTTGATCAGTGGAGGACTGGGTGCTGAGGCCCCAACTGATCACTAAGAAGCTGAGCGCTGTGCCCATTTGTCTGTCACTGTGAACAGTGTACGGACCAGTGACGGAAACAGCCGAATAGACACAAACGCTCAGATGAGCGCTTCTACTAAATGCTACTAGTCTCAACACCCAGACCCCTACCAACCAAAACTTCAAACACGTCACTATAACATATCAGaagtttgcaaaaaaataagTTTAGTTGCCCTTTACATCCCTTTGTCATATACCATTTCTCAGGCCCTGCATAAATAAGTGTATTCTTCAAAGTTAGCATTAAAGTCCGCAGCTCGAAAAGAAAAATCTTTTATGCCTAGCTAAATTTGATAGCCAGAGTGCTGCAGCGAACATCTCCCAGATATCAGCTGATCACAGGCACCCAAAATGTGATAAATGGCTGTTCAAACCATAATCGCCCCTTTAAATGTCACTCATACCACAAAATTAGGTGATGAAATCTAAACATCTATGATGTCACTGGCTAGTCTTCACACAATACAATCTGTGATGGATTTGTACAACGTCTTTACCTCTACCGATGATGCGGTTTCTCTCCAGGACTTTACGGGTCACAGAAAAGGCGTAGCGCTGCTCGCTGAAGCCTGGCTCGCATTGTTCCTGGTTCTCTGAGACCGCTATGGACACCTACAACATCAAGACTCAGAACTAGAATATATAAACATGGTGATATTAACTTTTTCACTCAGGGTTGGATTTGCAAgagttaggcttcatgtccacaggcaggtcgGATCCCGTGCAAGGAAATCCTGCACGGAATCCAGCCTTGCCTGCAGCCAGTGAGCCCTCTTATCTACATTTCTCCAGCACTGGTGTCCACACAgatccctccacttccgggttcgctgtattgtgcatggtcctcacggctcgccgttggacatgcgcagtacaggttttattttttctaatctcCTGCTTTACCGCGgcatgtctgcagtgtcagctgtgcgAGTGCTGTGGgcctgatggcttccattgacttccatagaagccgtcagtgcgggaggccgcacaaaaatggagaatgctgtgattttgtttttccggacgaaaaggtccgcaaaacaaacccGCATGTTTTAATTGATTTGCGGACgtccatgcatctctatgggcgaCTTGATTTAAGGAtctccgcaaatcaaacccgcctgtggaTACTGGGCCTTATGAAACCTGTAGTCCCACCCTAGCTAGAAAGAGACAGGCTAGTCATATATATTGCACTTCGGACCTCATAACCACACATTTACAGTATGTACAAGAAACCCCCAATATAAATTCATAGTACCCTCTTCTACCCACATGAAGTATTTCTTGATTTTACCTTTATCAGGAGTAGAGAAAGTGCTAGGTGACTGAATCTCATTGTTCCGGAGCTTTCTGAGATGTCGCTCAGTCCTGCTTTTGGGTAGGAGTGAAATAAAGTCTGTCCATCCCTCCTCCTCATCGCACAGGGTGCGGTCACCATCCCCTCCAGCAGTTTGAGCATTTACAGATGTGCAGAAAAGCTGAGCCTGCAGTTTTTGCTTTTGAGGAGGATTCAGCGGCTCCGGGACTTTTCACATGAGCGGAATTTGCTGTCCTGCAGAaaactctgcaccaaaatctgcatagtAATAGCACCAGATCTTTGGTgcggattccacctcttcaaattaGGGAGTGAATTCTGTAACAATTTCTATGCGaaaattgatgtggattttgcgcTCTGGATCCGCGGCACGGATTTCTGTTGCGGTTTTACAGGTGGATTCCATACACAAAACACTATATCTCTACAGACACATATcctggtgtgtatatatagagtagAAATATATCATATACACACAACACCAGAAAGAACCTGTAAAATCTAATAAATAAGTCAATCACGGCTTGACtcgaagggcccattcacatgagtgtattttccGTTCATGCGCTATCTGTGTTTTGACAGGCAGCACACGGGACCATCATAGCCAATTAGGCTGCAGACATTGGTGTTTGTTTTCACCAagtgtgaaaatgctgcagatttgcaaatTTCGCACAGAATTTCCACATCAAAGCTGCCCCTTCAAACCCCACCCACTTTCTCTGACAGCTATATGCGCCAAAAAATAGTGGCGCAAGAGACTCTTAAACATGGCGCACAACCGATTACCAAATGTTTTAACCACTTAAGTGATGCAATTTTTCGTTTTTTACGTGTTAAAAAAAGTCACTTTTTTAGTAGCAACTTGAATTCTATGATTTTTTCTGTACTTGGGAatgtaatgtttttaaaaatatttagtgTAGTTTATATGTAGATGTggtgcaatgggatgcaggcaatcccagctgtgatttttggggaagggcttgaaatacaataCAAAATCATCTCTatttggtgtaaaaaataaaaaaatctatactaccTCTCCAAATGGTactctaaaaatcatccctagcttgtgttaaaaaaactaaataaaaaaaaaaatttatatatataaactctcctctccgccgctgtcggggtccGGTGGGTCTTGCCGCTTGGCTCCCACGGCATCCCCagctagcttgtgtaaaaaaaatatatgtattttcacacacataggccgcctgcagacagacggaaattccgcagcgggatttccgcccctggaagctgccataggattgcgttaacaaacgcaatcctatgtagacggctgtgatttggccgcgcaaaatctcgcacggcaaacaaatcgtggcatgctctgcgagccccgcacagaaacgtcactcaccggccgccggctccactctgcacatgcgccgacatgaaagagccggggccgcgggagtaggtgagtgtcacgctgctctctgcagacgctcggatcCGACCCgacccatctgcaggtggccatactcacctctcctcatgcAGAGCTCAGCCAGTCACAAGCAGCACTTGGTCCATTCATTGAGTTCTATGAATGGAGCGAGcgttgccagtgattggctgagcactcagccaatcagagacagagcTTTCAGCCggcgatttttaaatccccgctggcTGAAAGATCTTCAGTACAGAGCCGGGGAGACACGTGGCAAGACACGTTGGACCCCGACAGcggaggacaggtgagtatatatatatatatatatatatttgtattttttacacacgtttgggatgatttttgggaaggcttatatttcaaggcccctccccccaaaaatcatcactgcagggtgATGTCACAGTTTTCAGcaatgtggggatgaaggaatcctctgccactgctgttacagcagtggcagcggATAACGATCatcgcccattaatttcaatggggcctgagcCGCAGGATGCGCGGGGCCCCAAGGTGCACTTCCATAAACTCAAGGACATCTCTCAAATAATTTTGCAGAACATGGCATTCCCAAAACTCATTTGCCCGCACTCATCAAGCATCTCGGACAGTCTGCATTTGGAATTAGGCCcatgtgcaggggcgtaactataggggaagcGGTTGGTTCAGGGCCCAGGAccgttagggggcccataaggcctctcttctccatatagggagcctagtagtatgaatcaagcattatagttggaggccctgttacaggttttgcattggataccccaaatcttcaagttacacttctgggtctgggtacagatggaggggggcaggcccagctgaacttttgcacctggacccctgagcctttagtt
The Eleutherodactylus coqui strain aEleCoq1 chromosome 11, aEleCoq1.hap1, whole genome shotgun sequence genome window above contains:
- the LOC136581959 gene encoding blastomere cadherin-like yields the protein MRRRDGQTLFHSYPKAGLSDISESSGTMRFSHLALSLLLIKVSIAVSENQEQCEPGFSEQRYAFSVTRKVLERNRIIGRVTFTSCSENNRALYSPDDTRFRVFPDGKITVKRQLTLHDGSVSFVLNAWDATGTRHSVPIFVWNEREQQAVDQSLGRS